In Leptolyngbya sp. O-77, the genomic window AAGTCTTCAGAATATTTTCTAGAGGCTGAGCCTTCTAATAGTGCTGCTCCTGCAGCTCCGGTAGCGGCTGCCCCTGCGACAACCGAAGTGCCTGCGGCTGCCCCTGCACCTGCGGCGGCTGTGGCTGCGGTTGCGCCTCCTACAACGGATATCACGTCTAATGGCAAGGCTCCCGCGGCTCCGGCACCTGCGGCTGCCCCGGCTGCCAAGCCTGCACCTGAGGCTGCGCCTGCGGCTGACCAAACCTTTGCGCCGAATTTTGTGGTGTTGAGCAGCAGCCGGAGCGGCCGTCGTCGTCCTGGTCCTAGCCTCAATCCGTTCCTGGACATGGCGCGTCAGGTCAGACCCCAGGGCTAGGGCTGGTTTTTGCTTAGGTCTTGGCTAGATTTTTTGAGATTAGATTAAATTTTTGGCTGGATTGGAAGCTGCTGTTGAAGGGTTCAACGGCAGCTTTTTGTTTAGCTTTTTGTCTTGAAATTTGATCTTGTGCCAAGTTTTTGGAATTCTCGCGGGCGCGGCTCCTAGCCATCATGCAGATGCATAAGTTCTATTCTCTCTGTGTAAATCCTGTTTAAGCTAGAGGTAGCCAACTCACTGAAACCAGAGATAAGTCGCGATGGTTGCAATTGTCAAAAAGCCCCTTACCTTTGAGGAATTTCTCAACTGGGATGATGGCTCCGGCAGGTCCTTTGAGTTGGTGAATGGAGTTGCGATGCCCCTCAGCGAACCAACTGCGAAACATGAGGATGTCGTGGAGGGATTATGTCGTCTTTTGGTTGATCATTGCCAATCGCTCAAGCTGCCCTACGTACCTCGCCAGGGCAAACAAGTAAGGCTTGTCGCCAGGTCCGGTGAACCTCAATCCAGCCGCAAGGCAGATATCGTCGTGTTTGCCAAAGAAGAATGGGACAGAATGCGTGAAAGTTCTGCCCCGGCTGCGGCGTATATTCCACCGCCTCTGGTGATTGAAGTGGTTAGCACCAACTGGCGCGATGACTATCGAATTAAACTGAATGAGTACGAAACCTTGGGAATTTTAGAGTATTGGATTGTGGATTATGCAGGGCTGGGCGGTGTGCAGTATATCGGCTCTCCCAAGCAGCCAACCATCACAGTTAATTCCCTGATTGATGGGGAATACCAGGCGCAGCAATACCAGGGCGAAACCTCGATTGTGTCGCCGACGTTTCCGCAGTTACAGTTGGCGATCGCCCAGATTATTGCCATGACTGAAACGTAGGATTCATTCACCCGACTTTGTATCAACTCAACCAATCAAAAAAATTAGCCGCTGGAAGACGTGTCTTGCTCCAGGGCCGCTGCAAGGATTGACAGCGCGGCCGCAGGTGCGGTGGTGGCTCGCAGCACGCGCCGCCCCAGCGACACGACTCGATAGCCTACGGCGATCGCCCTGTCGATTTCGGCATTCGTCCAGCCGCCTTCTGGGCCAATAGCGATCGCAATCGGTTTTGTTGATGGGGATGCGCTATGCGCTGATAGGAGGATACTGAGCAAATGGGGGCGATCGCCCCTTGCTTCGCACAGATAAGCGTCATAGGTTCCCGCATTCCAAACGTTTAGCGCCTCGCTCCAGGGCTGTGGATCGAAGATCGTTGGCACAAACTGGCGTTCGGATTGCTCAGCGGCCTCTTGGGCAATGCGCCGCCAGCGGTCGAGCTTTTGGGGACTGGGATGGAGCAGCGTGCGATCGCTCAAAATCGGCACAATCTGCGCTGCGCCTAGTTCCGTTGCTTGGCGGACGACATCGTCCATGCCCTGACCCTTGAGCATGGACATCAGCAGCGCGACAGAGCGTGGCAGTTCCGTTGCTGCAATCGGGGTTTGTTCCTCCAAAATTTGCATCTGGTCGGGCGGCTCGACCGAAACCAGCCAGCAGTGCCCCAGACCGTCCATTGCCAGAAGGCGATCGCCCCCCTGAAGCCGCAACACCCGCCATAAATAGTGCTGCTGCTCTGGCGTAAGCCAGATATCAGACCCGCTGATTTGGGCGGGTGCAATGGTAAGCCGCTGAAGCTGGGACACAGGGGATGCAGCAGGAATCAGGGATTGGCAAATTAGCGCTCGAACACCTATCGCCTAGCGCATTTGAAGCTGAAAATACTCATCGTCTAGCGAAGTCCGCACCAAAAACATGCAGCCCCCCACCGTTTCAGATGGCTCATGCACCGTTCCCTGGCGAGAGCGAATATAGTCCCCCGCGCCGTATACTTCACCATCGATCCTCAAGTCTCCATCGAGCATGTAAATCTCTTCGGGAGCTGCATGACGATGAATCGGATAGACTGCACCCGGTTCTGCCTTGAGCAGTGCGGTTACTTCTCGCTTTGCCAGATCTACGTAGAGCGGCGCAACGGAAACGCCAGGAACCCGGTAGGGCTGCCAGTCGAGGTCGCGGCCGCGCACCGTCAGTCGGTTGCCGCTAGAAAACTGGCGCATCAATATCCGTGCGGCTGCGACTGCCTCTCGCATCTGGCGGAACGAAAAAGCAGCGAGGGGTTCTGCGGCTGGCGGAGGAGCGGCTTCGGACAGGCTTGAGCCAGCAGGCTGAACCGCGTCCTGATGGAGGCGCTGAAACAGTCGATCTTTTAAGTCGGCAGCGGGCGACATCCAATCCAAACTGTAGGGCAGCGTTGCCACAGTTTCTTCCAGTTCGGCCATTTCGGTAGCCAGTTCTGGACATTCTTCTAGATAGTCGTTGATTTGCTGAAGACCAGTCTCGTCGAGCAACCCCAGGGCATACAGCGCGGTCAGGTCACACAAGCAAGGGGCGTGATCCATAGTTACTACTGTCGTCATTTCTTCATCCTAGCTCGTGGATTGGATAGGTAGTCTGAAACCCCCAAACCAGTTGTTCAATGCTGATCCAATATCTCCCCCAGTGGCTTTTTAGGCATTTTGCGCTTTGCATCTGCGCTGGTTAAGCCGTGGGCTTTACAAAGAACCCTCATAGAGATCAATCACTCCAGCCAGTCGAGCGCTTCAAGTGCTTGCCGGAGCTTGTTCAAACCCAGACGGATGCGCGTTTTCACTGTTCCCAGGGATTTCCCCGTCTTGGCTGCGATTTCTACATGAGTTAGCCCTTGATAGTAGGCTAGCTCGATTACCTCCCGTTGTTCTGTGGGCAATCGCTGCATTGCTGCCAACACGCGATCGCGCCGTTCATTTATTAATACGTCTTCCGTTGGGTCTGAGATCTGTGTCTGGGAGACTGTTTTTGCGGCTTCGGTAGAAGACTCGACAGCTTTGCTAACCCGCTGGAGCGATCGCAGTCGGTCGA contains:
- a CDS encoding Uma2 family endonuclease, with the translated sequence MVAIVKKPLTFEEFLNWDDGSGRSFELVNGVAMPLSEPTAKHEDVVEGLCRLLVDHCQSLKLPYVPRQGKQVRLVARSGEPQSSRKADIVVFAKEEWDRMRESSAPAAAYIPPPLVIEVVSTNWRDDYRIKLNEYETLGILEYWIVDYAGLGGVQYIGSPKQPTITVNSLIDGEYQAQQYQGETSIVSPTFPQLQLAIAQIIAMTET
- a CDS encoding 16S rRNA (uracil(1498)-N(3))-methyltransferase, whose product is MSQLQRLTIAPAQISGSDIWLTPEQQHYLWRVLRLQGGDRLLAMDGLGHCWLVSVEPPDQMQILEEQTPIAATELPRSVALLMSMLKGQGMDDVVRQATELGAAQIVPILSDRTLLHPSPQKLDRWRRIAQEAAEQSERQFVPTIFDPQPWSEALNVWNAGTYDAYLCEARGDRPHLLSILLSAHSASPSTKPIAIAIGPEGGWTNAEIDRAIAVGYRVVSLGRRVLRATTAPAAALSILAAALEQDTSSSG
- a CDS encoding sigma-70 family RNA polymerase sigma factor, which encodes MTSQPSTSEESHLLARIAQQDQSALSTLYDRYARVLYSLAFRILGSVEEAEEIVLDVFSQVWKLAKRYDPQRGRVDAWLFMLTRSRSLDRLRSLQRVSKAVESSTEAAKTVSQTQISDPTEDVLINERRDRVLAAMQRLPTEQREVIELAYYQGLTHVEIAAKTGKSLGTVKTRIRLGLNKLRQALEALDWLE
- a CDS encoding cupin domain-containing protein; protein product: MDHAPCLCDLTALYALGLLDETGLQQINDYLEECPELATEMAELEETVATLPYSLDWMSPAADLKDRLFQRLHQDAVQPAGSSLSEAAPPPAAEPLAAFSFRQMREAVAAARILMRQFSSGNRLTVRGRDLDWQPYRVPGVSVAPLYVDLAKREVTALLKAEPGAVYPIHRHAAPEEIYMLDGDLRIDGEVYGAGDYIRSRQGTVHEPSETVGGCMFLVRTSLDDEYFQLQMR